Within Raphanus sativus cultivar WK10039 unplaced genomic scaffold, ASM80110v3 Scaffold0296, whole genome shotgun sequence, the genomic segment TTCATTGTCTTCAAGTTCGATTGAAAGTTTCCTTCAGAAGCTTCAGAATTTAGCCCCCTGAGTTGCATCGTGTAATGTCTtgcttttttaaaatattttcctttgTAGTGGTAGTGGATTCAGAAGTTAATTCACGTCTTTGATTCCTTTGATATTTTTACATGTTTATTTACGATGCAGGTTCACTTTTGCGTTACTTGAATAACTTCACAGCGATGACTATTTTTGCTGCTCTGGATAATCTCCTCCGTTACTTCGATTACAGGTAACTTGTACTCTTAGCTGTTTTCCTCTGCTTCATATAAATTGATAATAATACTAACAAGTATGATAGAGGCTTTTATCGCTTGCGTGTGACTCCTGTAAAATATCCAGTTGTTTTTGCCTGTTAGGTATGTGGCAGTCGGAACTGTTTTTCAAACATGAACTGATCCATGATCCATTGTCTAAAAGTGCAGGGACTGAGGGATTTGACCTAGTTCCTCCTTCAGCTGGCTGTAGCATGAATGGGAGGTACGAGATTGCTTTGTTATGTTTGGGAATGATGCATTTCCGCTTTGGGCATCCTAATCTGGCTCTAGAGGTGAGCATTGATTTCTCTTTATCGCTTCCATTGCTGAAGAATTGTTCTAACATTTAGACCTGCCTAGATGGACCAAGCTGCACATTGGATAGTCTACTGGGCTGTTGGTGAGGCtaataataagttaataactGATGCCATTTGTGATGTATCTTGAATTGTGTTAACCTCAAGATACTTGTGATGGTGTATCTTAAATGTGTTAACCATAACCACCCCCATTAGTAACCTTTTAGTTGAAGTTTCTCTTTCTATGGTGTCTTAGCCTTAGtatgttgaacaaaaaaaagccTTAGTATATTTGTCTAAACACTTGTGAGCTCGGTTTGGGTAAATAAAGATGCAAACTTTACCTTAACATCGTCACTGTGAATTATGCAACTATTGGACTTGCTATCTTAACTTCATATTTATAAGTGATATCACTAGACATGAAATTGGGCCTTATGATTGTTCAGTTTGCTCATAGTATGGTTTCTCCTTAATCGCAGGTTTTGACTGAAGCTGTGCGTGTATCGCAACAggtatattttcaatttattcaTATGTTGTTAGCTCTGTTTATAATGTATTTTGAAGAAAGTGGTGCGTTTGATAAATTCCTGCAGGACGTGTATTTTTATCGAAGTTTCTATAAGCTGAATAGTGCGCTATTTTAATCTTTCGTATATCATTAAGTTCTGTAAGCGATTTAGGACTCTTAACACCATTTATGTTTAGTTTTCCAAATTTATTGCACTGACTTTAATATACTCCCATATTTACGTACTGATTTCTAAGTTGTCCAGAGGGGGTAGTGCAGTCTTAGCAGATATAAATTTGTTGTATTCGGTACATGCTTGAAGGATCACATTGTTATCAGTTGGGTCGAATATGCAATCACATGAGCAACATTAACAGCTTATATTGTTTAAAGATACTGTAGCTCACGCTTTAGTTCATTTGTGGTATTTAAAACATTTGTTCATACTGCAGGTTAGCAATGATACTTGTCTAGCCTATACGCTAGCAGCAATGAGCAACTTGTTATCAGAAATGGGCATTGCAAGTACCACCAGTGTTCTTGGATCGTCCTACTCACCCGTCACTAGCACTGCGTCTTCATTATCTGTACAACAAAGGGTGTACATTCTTCTGAAAGAGTCTTTGAGGAGGGCGGACAGTCTAAAGTTAAGACGCTTAGTGGCTTCTAATCATCTTGCGATGGCTAAGTTTGAGTTGATGGTTAGTCCACTAACTTTTACATTCAAAGtatctatttgtttttttctgttctGCTGCTCTGATGATTGTCAACTTGCAAGAAATAGAATCCATATCTTTGTTTTTCTAATCTTCGGAATACGCTAAATCAGAATAGTTATTTTGTTGTAATACAGCATGTGCAAAGGCCTCTGCTTTCGTTTGGTCCCAAAGCTTCAATGCGTCACAAAACTTGTCCAGTTAGTGTCTGCAAGGTACTGAATATGCCAACTAATTGTTATGCTAAATGTCCATATCTTATATTGAGGTCTAACAGTCCTTAATTAATCTATGGCAGGAGATAAGACTAGGTGCACACCTACTTAGCGACTTTTCTGCTGAAAGCTCTACAATGACAATTGATGGTACATTAAGCTCAGTTTGGCTCAAAGACTTGCAAAAACCATGGGGCCAACCTGTCCTTTCTCAGGAATCTGGTTCTAGAAAGAGTTCGACTTTTTTCCAGTTCTGTGATCATTTGGTCTCGATTCCTGGATCTGTGTCACAAATAATAGGCGCTTCTTATTTACTACGGGCAACTTCATGGGAGTTATATGGCAGGTACAATCGATATTGGCATTCTGTTTGACGATGATTGTTACTTTCTGAGAAAGCTCTGCCGGATATCtctttaaatgattttttttttggtcaacatcTCTTTAAATGATTATCCACCATTAGTGCAAAGTCGTTTATTGCAAGCTTATTATGTGCAGTTTTCTTCCACACAATTTCCATATAGATGTGTTGGTTTCAGTTGGTCAAAATTTAATTTCTCACCGTTTCAAAACCTTGCTGTTGATAAACTCATAACTCATACACTGTTGAATTTTACCTTTTAACAGGTAACCAtaggaactttttttttttttaaccatagGAACTTGATCGGTGGGGTTTCTGTAATTTATTAatctatttgtttttgttagcGCTCCTATGGCTCGGATGAATACCTTGGTGTATGCAACTTTATTCGGTGACTCTTCGAGGTAATCTTCATTAAAATATCACTTTCCTGTTCTACTATCAGCCCCTTTCCCTCTCGCCTTTTAGCTCTTTCTCTTTTCTAAAACGATCTCTtacatttgttttatttgatttttatctATTCTTGCCCTATAGTTCATCTGACGCAGAGTTAGCATACTTGAAGCTCATTCAACATTTGGCTCTATATAAGGGATACAAAGGTTAGATTCTGTGCACAAGGTCATGAACACCTTGTTATATGTGCCATCACTCAATTATTGAACGAACATATACAAAAGTACCTTGATGATCATTCAATAAATTATAACTGAATATTATGTTTCTGTACAATGAATACCATGTCAGTGTACAAATATCTGAACTTTTGCTCACTTTTCTgattaaatttattgattttgcTCCATTTTTTCACCCTACGTTGGCCTCTTTTCTGAAACAAATGCTATTCCAGATGCATTTGCTGCTCTTAAGATTGCGGAGGAAAAGTTCTTAACCGTGTCAAAATCAAAAGTATTGTTGCTCAAGCTGCAGCTACTACATGAACATGCCTTGCATCGGTAAGGTTTCCGGTCTCCTATATATGCCACTCCTCTTGTTATACTCTTACTCGAATCCAGATTAGCTTCATGGTTACGAGAAATAAAGGTTGTGTTTAACAACTTAGTAATTCTGTGCCGAAGTTTCCAGTCTCCTATAAGCAACCTCAGATAACCTGCGAAGTTGGTTCATTTGTCTGCCCTCTGTGATCACTTAGTGTACTGTTTGAAGGTTATGTAGATAGATTCAAACTCTTTGAAAATGTGTAAACATTCGTTGGGATATAGAATTTGAACAGAAACTCTCATTTGTACTGGATTTATTATCTCTTCAGTCAGCCATTCTAACTTTGTTAAATAAATCCATTAGCGGAAATCTGAAGCTAGCTCAACGAATGTGCAATGAGCTAGGAGGCTTGGCATCAACCACCATGGGTGTAGACATGGAGCAGAAAGTAGAAGCAAGTCTTCGTGAAGCTAGGACGTTGCTTGCAGCAAAACAGTATAGCCAGGTTTGTTCAAAATCCTTGTTGACCATCTGTTTTGTTTTCCAGGAGCTATGCTTTGGTAAGTGTATCGTCATTTTACTTTGTTACTACGTTCTCTACAGGCAGCGAAGGTGGCACACTCCCTCTTCTGCACGTGCCACAAATTCAGTTTGCAAATCGAAAAAGCGTCTGTTCTTCTTCTGCTTGCAGAGATCCATAAGGTATGACATTGGTACAAAAACTTAGTTGCTTAGATCGCTGTGATGGAATCTTATATTTCCATTGAATATTTTTCCCAGCTTCCAGTAGTGACATTTTGTTTTCTAGGTTTTATGTTCTTCTCATGCataacgtaaaaaaaaatcgttatTTCACTTCTATATTAGTTTTCTGACCCGCATTTACCTTTCAATTCCTCTTTTTTGGTTCTCAGAAGTCAGGAAATGCAGTCCTGGGTCTTCCGTATGCGCTGGCAAGCATCTCTTTTTGCCAGTCATTCAATTTGGATCTTCTCAAAGCATCAGCTACTCTCACACTGGCCGAGCTGTGGCTTGGTCTTGGATCAAATCATGCCAAACGGGCGTTAGACCTTTTGCATGGGGCTTTCCCTATGATTCTCGGCCATGGAGGTTTGGAGTTACGTGCTCGAGCATACATCTTTGAAGCAAACTGCTATCTGTCCAATCCAAGCTTTTCAGGTAGCTTTTGTTGTCTTGTACTGCTTTGACTATATAGTTTAGTTCATGTTGCTTGGTTGCATGatgataatttttatatgaatGGGCTGTGAATATATTCCGCCAGTTTCCACAGATTCTGACACTGTCCTGGATTCACTAAGGCAAGCTTCAGATGAGCTTCAAGCGTTGGAGGTAACTTATGCCAATAAGAACGCTATGTAGCCTTTTCTTTCAGAAACAAGCCTGAACTCTGTTCTATCGCCATATTGAATAAGAGATGCTATGCTGCTATTGGTTTAAGATAAACTAGATCCAGCTTCGGTTTATCTCATCGATACATAACTTTTTTGGATTCTAGTATATGGTGAATTACCGCGTGTTCACTTGTTAATCATTGTGTTTGTTGTGCAGTACCATGAATTGGCAGCTGAAGCTTTATATTTAATGGCAATGGTATACGACAAGTTGGGACAGATTGAGGAGAGGGAAGAGGCTGCAACTATGTTTAAGAAGCATATAACAGCTCTCGAGAATCCTCAAAACGAGGAACCAAACATGGCATGAGAGTGCGTGACTTTATTTGCTTATGCTTATTATGCAAAGCTTGTAATTCTAGTGATGTGTAGCTGTACTTCATGATCGAGAGTAAGTTGCAACTTTCCATAACTCTGAAAATGTAGGAAACTCTAGAAGCCGTCGAGTTTATTTGAGGAATTTTCTTATGTAATACGTAACATAATCGCTGTTTCTTTACGTACTTGATCAAATGGCTGGATTAGGGTATGAACCTAATGATGTATTACTATACGTCAAGATGTAACTGTCACATTACCAAACACTAGATTCCACGGTTGCCTCATAAGCATACTCACCCCATATGTGTGTTTGGATAACTTCCATCATCGtagaaatatttagattttgaccaaaaaaaataaaaaagtaatatttcGATATTTGTGAAGATGGTATATGTAGATTAGATGCGTCTTACACGTCAGAACTTGGTGACCACAGACAATGAGAACGAACCAATCAGCTAGCTAAAGGTCAAGCAAAGTGGGGAGAGAGATCCATCACGTTAAGCTTTCATTTCAATGAAAATCAGAACTTACACGTGTAGTCTCCATATCCAATAAAAGTCAACATCTGATCTGACAATCTTAAGactgatattaaaaaaaacagaacacagCTCAACGAACGACCACACTCACAGTTCCGTAGCAGAGTTTAGTTCCATCAGAAAGGTGAGAAACATCCATGGGGCACAAAAACGCAGCCGTTTCAGAGAAACAGCAtcacgacgacgacgacggcaACGCTGCTACCTCCGCATCGCCGCCGGGATTCAAACTCGTCGGATTCTCCAAGTTCATCAGAAAGAATCCAAAGTCCGACAAGTTCAACGTCAAGCGCTTCCACCACATCGAGTTCTGGTGCGGCGACGCCACCAACGTCTCCCGCCGCTTCTCGTGGGGCCTCGGCATGAGATTCTCAGCCAAATCCGATCTCTCCACCGGAAACAATGTCCACGCCTCCTACCTCCTCACCTCAGGCGACCTCCGCTTCCTCTTCACAGCTCCCTACTCCACATCTCTCTCCGCCGGCGAAACTTCACCGACCACCACAACAACAGCCTCCATCCCCTCCTTCGATCACGCCACCTACCGCTCCTTCTTCTCTTCCCATGGTCTCGGCGTGAGAGCAGTCGCCGTCGAAGTCGAAGACGCAGAGTCAGCCTTCTCCATCAGCGTCTCCAACGGCGCCGTTCCTTCATCCCCTCCTATCCTCCTAAACGACGCCGTTACGATCTCCGAGGTTAAACTCTACGGCGACGTCGTCCTCCGTTACGTCAGTTACAACAAAGCCGTTACATCAGTTTTCCTCCCGAGATTCGAGCCTGTGGAAGATACGTCGTCGTTTCCACTAGACTACGGTATAACGCGTCTCGACCACGCCGTGGGGAACGTCCCGGAGCTCGTCCCAGCGTTAACTTACCTCGCAACGTTCACCGGCTTCCACCAGTTCGCTGAGTTCACAGCAGACGACGTGGGAACAGCCGAGAGCGGGTTGAACTCGGCGGTTTTGGCAAACAACGACGAGACGGTGCTTCTGCCGATAAACGAGCCGGTTCACGGGACGAGGAGGAAGAGTCAGATCCAGACGTATCTGGAGCACAACGAAGGCGCGGGGCTACAGCATCTGGCGCTGACGAGCGGAGACATATTCAGGACTCTGAGGGAGATGCGGAAGAGGAGCGGTGTCGGAGGGTTCGACTTCATGCCTTCTCCTCCGCCTACTTACTACAAGAATCTCAAGAAACGGGTGGGAGATGTGCTTAGTGAGGAAGAGATCAAGGAGTGTGAGGAGTTGGGGATTCTTGTGGATAGGGACGATCAAGGGACGTTGCTTCAGA encodes:
- the LOC130494754 gene encoding anaphase-promoting complex subunit 5, with protein sequence MNGRYEIALLCLGMMHFRFGHPNLALEVLTEAVRVSQQVSNDTCLAYTLAAMSNLLSEMGIASTTSVLGSSYSPVTSTASSLSVQQRVYILLKESLRRADSLKLRRLVASNHLAMAKFELMHVQRPLLSFGPKASMRHKTCPVSVCKEIRLGAHLLSDFSAESSTMTIDGTLSSVWLKDLQKPWGQPVLSQESGSRKSSTFFQFCDHLVSIPGSVSQIIGASYLLRATSWELYGSAPMARMNTLVYATLFGDSSSSSDAELAYLKLIQHLALYKGYKDAFAALKIAEEKFLTVSKSKVLLLKLQLLHEHALHRGNLKLAQRMCNELGGLASTTMGVDMEQKVEASLREARTLLAAKQYSQAAKVAHSLFCTCHKFSLQIEKASVLLLLAEIHKKSGNAVLGLPYALASISFCQSFNLDLLKASATLTLAELWLGLGSNHAKRALDLLHGAFPMILGHGGLELRARAYIFEANCYLSNPSFSVSTDSDTVLDSLRQASDELQALEYHELAAEALYLMAMVYDKLGQIEEREEAATMFKKHITALENPQNEEPNMA
- the LOC108843953 gene encoding 4-hydroxyphenylpyruvate dioxygenase, which translates into the protein MGHKNAAVSEKQHHDDDDGNAATSASPPGFKLVGFSKFIRKNPKSDKFNVKRFHHIEFWCGDATNVSRRFSWGLGMRFSAKSDLSTGNNVHASYLLTSGDLRFLFTAPYSTSLSAGETSPTTTTTASIPSFDHATYRSFFSSHGLGVRAVAVEVEDAESAFSISVSNGAVPSSPPILLNDAVTISEVKLYGDVVLRYVSYNKAVTSVFLPRFEPVEDTSSFPLDYGITRLDHAVGNVPELVPALTYLATFTGFHQFAEFTADDVGTAESGLNSAVLANNDETVLLPINEPVHGTRRKSQIQTYLEHNEGAGLQHLALTSGDIFRTLREMRKRSGVGGFDFMPSPPPTYYKNLKKRVGDVLSEEEIKECEELGILVDRDDQGTLLQIFTKPLGDRPTIFIEIIQRIGCMKKDGEGKVYQSGGCGGFGKGNFSELFKSIEEYEKTLEAKQLLG